GAACAACACCATCTCCCTGGACAAAGAGCATCGGAATATTCCGTTTTGTTGATTTATATACCTCCTTGTAGGTTTTCTCATCAATTTCTATGGTAGTCATAGTCTCTTCCACATCTCCCAATATCATATTTAAATGCTGATCATAAGCATGTAATCTGCCTCGAAGCtctctgttatttttcattttcacataaATTCGCTCATCCAGGCTGAGCTTGATGAGATCCAGGGGCTCCTCTACGGTGTTGGTAGTTTGTTGCTGGTCCAAGTCATCTGCGCCATGTTTCAAACCCTGAAGTTTCTTAAGGTATAAACTGAGGCCATTGCTTTGAGacctttcatcttttctcatatAAGTACTTAGTGCTTTATATCTTCTCCT
The DNA window shown above is from Neofelis nebulosa isolate mNeoNeb1 chromosome 5, mNeoNeb1.pri, whole genome shotgun sequence and carries:
- the LOC131513007 gene encoding U6 snRNA-associated Sm-like protein LSm3, translated to MRKDERSQSNGLSLYLKKLQGLKHGADDLDQQQTTNTVEEPLDLIKLSLDERIYVKMKNNRELRGRLHAYDQHLNMILGDVEETMTTIEIDEKTYKEVYKSTKRNIPMLFVQGDGVVLVAPPLRVG